Proteins encoded together in one Stigmatella aurantiaca window:
- a CDS encoding FecR domain-containing protein, protein MRLAVLLGVLLAGCDQEASPPPQAPSSTAPAPGAPAGNPGSLARLEAIQGEVRWEQDGKTGPAQEGPLARGAALETGANGSVTVRFEDGRTIDVGPNARFVLEEDDGGVVLRVARGIVLSRVPAASPGRPAPKVELRILTPYGLTRVSAQEASEVRVSVGAGEGAGEGRVEVRLGTIAFVGKDGEALQAGAGETVSVTAGRAELVARPAKVFELAPIQVTVRADSGKVEVRAQGSERWTVSKGPQPLSPGDGVRVKGGVAVLGLEGSASTLALSSGGELVMQGAGQQGATDEARVDLRRGQLSLRLAEGRDSRVVMPGLTVESKDAAHVDVRRTSQGLDVASIAGDVVLLQGESRQPLRAGEHASVEGGGPAKIVPLARGPLVLPVEPRLQVFHRGLSDVTFEWKEAGDAEVEVATDADLQRIVLRGAVHQPFLRVLVPARGALHVRVRRPDGTEVARGSASFAPERATKALARITNEVPEGLEKTTIYYQDKPPAVSFTYAAEAQAAKYRVQVYRSGALGKPVAERTVSGTRASVESGVLGEGSFLWSVTPLSQAGKALRGGRMNKLELVYDNSVPVLVINTPRHGQQGGARVRAAGVAPVGTRLSINGRPVTLDSKHRFNTWAEPVGAPPLLLFKMQRAGGPDVYVVRTLK, encoded by the coding sequence ATGCGTCTGGCCGTGCTCCTGGGGGTCCTGCTGGCCGGGTGTGACCAGGAGGCCTCGCCGCCTCCGCAGGCCCCGTCCTCCACGGCCCCTGCGCCGGGCGCGCCCGCCGGGAACCCCGGCTCGCTCGCGCGCCTCGAAGCGATCCAGGGCGAGGTGCGGTGGGAACAGGACGGGAAGACCGGGCCCGCCCAAGAGGGGCCGCTCGCGCGCGGGGCGGCGCTGGAGACCGGGGCGAATGGCTCCGTCACGGTCCGCTTCGAGGATGGCCGGACGATCGATGTGGGGCCCAACGCGCGCTTCGTGCTGGAGGAGGACGATGGCGGGGTGGTCCTGCGGGTGGCCCGCGGCATCGTGCTCAGCCGGGTGCCCGCGGCGTCCCCGGGGCGCCCTGCACCGAAGGTCGAGCTGCGCATCCTGACCCCCTACGGCCTCACGCGGGTGAGCGCCCAGGAGGCGAGTGAAGTCCGCGTGAGCGTGGGCGCCGGTGAGGGGGCCGGCGAGGGACGTGTCGAGGTGCGGCTGGGGACCATCGCCTTCGTGGGCAAGGATGGCGAGGCGCTCCAGGCCGGGGCGGGAGAGACGGTGTCGGTGACGGCGGGCCGCGCGGAGCTGGTGGCCCGTCCGGCCAAGGTCTTCGAGCTGGCCCCCATTCAAGTCACCGTCCGCGCCGACAGCGGCAAGGTGGAGGTCCGCGCCCAGGGCAGCGAGCGGTGGACGGTGAGCAAGGGCCCGCAGCCGCTCTCGCCGGGAGATGGGGTGCGGGTGAAGGGCGGCGTGGCCGTGCTGGGGCTGGAGGGCTCGGCCTCGACGCTCGCGCTCTCCTCGGGGGGCGAGCTGGTGATGCAGGGGGCCGGGCAGCAGGGCGCCACGGATGAGGCCCGGGTGGACCTGCGCCGGGGCCAGCTGTCGCTGCGGCTCGCGGAGGGGCGGGACAGCCGCGTGGTGATGCCCGGCCTCACGGTGGAGTCGAAGGACGCGGCCCACGTGGATGTGCGCCGCACCTCCCAGGGGCTCGACGTGGCCTCGATCGCCGGAGACGTGGTGTTGTTGCAGGGGGAGAGCCGCCAGCCCCTGCGCGCGGGCGAGCACGCGTCCGTGGAGGGCGGCGGCCCGGCCAAGATTGTCCCCCTGGCGCGCGGCCCCCTCGTGCTGCCCGTCGAGCCGCGCTTGCAGGTGTTTCACCGGGGGCTCTCGGACGTCACCTTCGAATGGAAGGAGGCCGGTGACGCGGAGGTGGAGGTGGCCACCGATGCGGACCTCCAGCGCATCGTCCTCCGAGGCGCCGTCCATCAGCCCTTCCTCCGGGTGCTCGTGCCCGCACGGGGCGCGCTGCACGTCCGGGTGCGGCGGCCGGACGGCACGGAGGTGGCCCGGGGCAGCGCGAGCTTCGCGCCGGAGCGGGCGACCAAGGCGCTGGCCCGCATCACCAACGAGGTGCCCGAGGGGCTGGAGAAGACGACCATCTACTACCAGGACAAGCCCCCGGCGGTGTCCTTCACCTATGCGGCCGAGGCCCAGGCGGCGAAGTACCGCGTCCAGGTGTACCGCAGCGGCGCGCTGGGCAAGCCCGTGGCGGAGCGGACCGTGTCCGGCACGCGCGCCTCCGTCGAGTCCGGCGTGCTGGGCGAAGGCAGCTTCCTCTGGTCGGTGACGCCCCTGTCCCAGGCGGGCAAGGCGCTCCGGGGCGGGCGCATGAACAAGCTGGAGTTGGTGTACGACAACTCGGTCCCCGTCCTGGTGATTAACACACCGCGTCATGGCCAGCAGGGGGGGGCGCGGGTCCGGGCGGCAGGGGTGGCCCCCGTGGGCACGCGGCTGTCCATCAACGGACGTCCCGTAACGCTCGATAGCAAGCACCGCTTCAACACGTGGGCCGAGCCGGTGGGCGCTCCCCCCCTTCTGCTGTTTAAGATGCAGCGGGCGGGCGGTCCGGACGTCTACGTGGTGCGTACCTTGAAGTGA
- a CDS encoding protein kinase domain-containing protein, with protein sequence MNESQTVHEPAMLAQPLRPYGNYVLVRKLAEGGMAEIFLAKRLGADGFERNVVIKRMLSHLSNMPDFVDMFRDEARLAARLSHPNIIQIHELGFIEGCYYICMEYLAGEDFSTTLRQAGRKRQYTPIPIVLRVLVDAARGLHYAHEFTNELGQPLHIVHRDISPSNLYLTYQGQVKVLDFGIAKAESRLSQTRTGVVKGKYIYMAPEQARGDEVDRRSDVFSLGVSLYESLTNVRPFARENDLAILNALLKGDFAPPTTLRREIPKALEAVVLKAMAPRPQDRYATAGEFADALERELAGQVALATHAQLVEYLRGQFGDERFAEKTRIPPLATLKAQAAATPPPPPRSSVTISVVSAQTFVEGAGNAQVTREAGGRKAGHGKRVLALGTAVGLLLLGAAFTTWRLSAAPVVTARIEAPPPAANEPPPAVAAEPPVQAPVAEALPAPEAFPEPQTAAAVVAPEPEPVKAPPAKASSKGTKARAVSLGLEDVQRVVSRASARIATCFERYKADLPADAGKVSVRLTIASSGKVKAQTQGPLASRSVGRCLETQAERLRFPAHRDQEVNVVLPFDYRVAR encoded by the coding sequence ATGAACGAGTCCCAGACGGTCCATGAGCCCGCCATGCTGGCCCAGCCCCTGCGTCCGTACGGGAACTACGTGCTGGTGCGCAAGCTCGCCGAGGGCGGCATGGCGGAGATCTTCCTCGCCAAGCGGCTGGGCGCCGACGGCTTCGAGCGCAACGTCGTCATCAAGCGCATGCTCTCGCACCTGTCGAACATGCCCGACTTCGTGGACATGTTCCGGGACGAGGCGCGGCTGGCGGCGCGGCTGTCCCACCCGAACATCATCCAGATCCACGAGCTGGGGTTCATCGAGGGCTGCTACTACATCTGCATGGAGTACCTGGCGGGGGAGGACTTCTCCACCACGCTCCGGCAGGCGGGGCGCAAGCGCCAGTACACGCCCATCCCCATCGTCCTGCGGGTGCTCGTGGATGCGGCCCGGGGGCTGCACTACGCCCACGAGTTCACCAACGAGCTGGGCCAGCCCCTGCACATCGTCCACCGGGACATCTCCCCATCGAACCTCTACCTGACCTACCAGGGGCAGGTGAAGGTGCTGGACTTCGGCATCGCCAAGGCCGAGTCGCGCCTGTCCCAGACGCGCACCGGCGTGGTGAAGGGCAAGTACATCTACATGGCCCCCGAGCAGGCCCGCGGGGATGAGGTGGACCGGCGCTCGGACGTCTTCTCCCTGGGGGTGAGCCTCTACGAGTCGCTCACCAACGTGCGCCCGTTCGCGCGGGAGAATGATCTCGCCATCCTCAACGCGCTCCTGAAGGGCGACTTCGCGCCGCCCACCACGCTGCGCCGGGAGATTCCCAAGGCGCTGGAAGCGGTGGTGCTCAAGGCGATGGCGCCGCGCCCCCAGGACCGCTACGCCACGGCGGGCGAGTTCGCGGACGCGCTGGAGCGGGAGCTGGCCGGGCAGGTGGCGCTGGCCACGCACGCCCAGCTCGTGGAGTACCTGCGCGGCCAGTTCGGCGATGAGCGCTTCGCGGAGAAGACGCGCATCCCCCCCCTGGCCACCCTGAAGGCCCAGGCGGCGGCCACCCCGCCGCCCCCGCCCCGGAGCAGCGTCACCATCTCGGTGGTCTCCGCGCAAACCTTCGTCGAGGGGGCGGGCAATGCGCAGGTGACGCGCGAGGCCGGGGGTCGCAAAGCGGGCCACGGCAAGCGCGTGCTCGCGCTCGGCACGGCGGTGGGCCTGCTGCTGCTCGGGGCGGCGTTCACCACGTGGCGCCTGTCGGCGGCCCCGGTGGTGACGGCCCGCATCGAGGCGCCGCCTCCCGCCGCGAACGAACCGCCTCCCGCCGTGGCGGCCGAGCCGCCGGTGCAGGCCCCGGTGGCCGAAGCGCTCCCGGCCCCCGAAGCGTTCCCGGAGCCGCAGACGGCGGCGGCCGTGGTGGCGCCTGAGCCGGAGCCAGTGAAGGCGCCCCCGGCGAAGGCCTCGTCCAAGGGGACCAAGGCGCGCGCGGTGTCGCTGGGCCTGGAGGACGTGCAGCGGGTGGTGTCCCGGGCCAGCGCCCGCATCGCCACGTGCTTCGAGCGGTACAAGGCGGACCTCCCCGCGGACGCGGGCAAGGTGAGCGTGCGGCTCACCATCGCCTCCTCGGGCAAGGTGAAGGCGCAGACGCAGGGGCCGCTGGCCTCCCGGTCGGTGGGGCGGTGCCTGGAGACGCAGGCCGAGCGCCTGCGCTTTCCCGCCCACCGGGACCAGGAGGTCAACGTGGTGCTGCCGTTCGATTACCGGGTGGCGCGGTAG
- the recR gene encoding recombination mediator RecR: MTPDPLNRLVAQLAKLPGIGEKTAQRLAFHILRAPSEYATDLSQAIREVKEKVHLCTRCFSLTDTELCGFCRDGRRDDRVLCVVETFADLMALERTREFKGRYHVLHGVLSPLEGVGPDQLRIRELLERLSDSKVEEIILATNPDVEGEATSLYLMRLLKPLGLRVSRIAQGLPMGGDLEYADQATLAKALSARREL; the protein is encoded by the coding sequence ATGACGCCCGATCCCCTCAATCGCCTGGTCGCCCAGCTCGCGAAGCTCCCGGGCATCGGTGAGAAGACCGCGCAGCGCCTCGCCTTCCACATCCTGCGGGCGCCCAGCGAGTACGCCACGGACTTGTCCCAGGCCATCCGCGAGGTGAAGGAGAAGGTGCACCTGTGCACCCGCTGCTTCTCGCTCACGGACACCGAGCTGTGCGGCTTCTGCCGGGACGGCCGCCGGGACGATCGCGTGCTGTGCGTCGTGGAGACGTTCGCGGACCTGATGGCGCTGGAGCGCACGCGCGAGTTCAAGGGCCGCTACCACGTGCTGCACGGCGTGCTCTCGCCGCTGGAGGGCGTGGGCCCGGACCAGCTGCGCATCCGCGAGCTGCTGGAGCGGCTGTCCGACTCCAAGGTGGAGGAGATCATCCTCGCCACCAACCCGGACGTGGAGGGCGAGGCCACCTCGCTCTACCTCATGCGCCTGCTCAAGCCGCTGGGCCTGCGCGTCAGCCGCATCGCCCAGGGCCTGCCCATGGGCGGCGACCTCGAGTACGCGGACCAGGCCACGCTGGCCAAGGCGCTCAGCGCCCGGCGCGAGCTGTAG
- a CDS encoding YbaB/EbfC family nucleoid-associated protein: MPGIDLNYFIRQANKLTEKIEQRKQELANEKVEAASGEGRVKVVANCIQEIQSIKIDKSAIDPNDTGMLEDLITAAVNAALASSRQHMQKELAKISGGVKIPGIT, encoded by the coding sequence ATGCCCGGCATCGACCTGAACTACTTCATCCGGCAGGCCAACAAGCTCACGGAGAAGATCGAACAGCGCAAGCAGGAGCTCGCCAACGAGAAGGTGGAAGCCGCCTCGGGCGAGGGCCGCGTCAAGGTCGTCGCCAACTGCATCCAGGAAATCCAGAGCATCAAGATCGACAAGTCCGCCATCGATCCGAACGACACCGGGATGCTGGAGGACCTCATCACCGCCGCCGTCAACGCCGCCCTGGCAAGCAGCCGTCAGCACATGCAGAAGGAGCTGGCCAAAATCTCCGGCGGCGTGAAGATCCCCGGGATTACTTAA
- a CDS encoding DNA polymerase III subunit gamma/tau, translated as MPPARPWGPPPNESLPPRAPPGPGAPPSPAPAGATPLSRVTTPAPVVRVTNVRKPEVADDSVDERLFPEEGSAEGCASGECLPEPEPEREPEPEVAPPPVARGRDNPTQPLIERWRAAVETVRTASIRHGTALANGRLLWLRPGEVGVAYVPKAAFHRTTLSASGGKAVVEKALAEHFGRPMKLTVEEATAEIAASTVSLAEQDSQARAAHTQSTEGKVRSHPAVRSVLKLLGGEIEHIQVLEPERPAASPAPEVPEDSA; from the coding sequence GTGCCGCCTGCCCGGCCCTGGGGTCCGCCCCCCAACGAATCCCTTCCCCCCCGCGCCCCCCCGGGGCCTGGGGCGCCGCCCTCCCCTGCTCCCGCCGGGGCCACGCCGCTGTCGCGCGTCACCACCCCGGCCCCCGTGGTGCGGGTCACCAACGTGCGCAAGCCGGAGGTGGCAGACGACAGCGTCGACGAGCGCCTCTTTCCCGAGGAGGGCTCCGCCGAGGGCTGTGCCTCCGGCGAGTGCCTGCCGGAGCCAGAGCCCGAGCGCGAACCGGAGCCCGAGGTGGCCCCGCCGCCCGTGGCCCGGGGGCGGGACAACCCCACCCAGCCCCTGATCGAGCGCTGGCGCGCGGCGGTGGAGACCGTCCGCACCGCGAGCATCCGCCATGGCACCGCGCTCGCCAACGGGCGGCTCCTGTGGCTGCGCCCGGGAGAGGTCGGCGTGGCCTATGTCCCCAAGGCCGCGTTCCACCGCACCACCCTCTCGGCGTCCGGTGGCAAAGCCGTCGTGGAGAAGGCCCTCGCGGAGCACTTCGGCCGGCCCATGAAGCTCACCGTGGAGGAGGCCACCGCCGAGATCGCTGCCTCCACGGTCAGCCTCGCCGAGCAGGACTCCCAGGCCCGCGCCGCCCACACCCAGAGCACCGAGGGCAAGGTCCGCTCCCACCCCGCGGTGCGCTCGGTGCTGAAGCTCCTGGGAGGCGAAATCGAGCACATCCAGGTCCTGGAGCCCGAGCGCCCTGCCGCCAGCCCGGCCCCCGAGGTTCCCGAGGACAGTGCCTGA
- the dnaX gene encoding DNA polymerase III subunit gamma/tau, which translates to MSYLVLARKWRPQTFDDMTGQEHIVRTIANAIKMDRVAHAYLFCGPRGVGKTTAARLLAKALNCEQGPTASPCGTCRACTEITSGTSVDVAEIDGASNNGVENVREIRENAKYLPQRDRHKIYIIDEVHMLSGAAFNALLKTLEEPPGHVKFIFATTEAHKLPDTILSRCQRHNFRRIPAARMLQRLKQISDAEGAGISDRSLSLVVRQSEGGMRDALSLLDQVLASCGASPTDESVAEALGAIDRTVVQEFAEALVRKDARKVLERVEEIFNRGLDLKRLAEELALQLRHLFVTKAVGEAPAELAESEQKALLALAQEADSAQLARLFDVVHGCVWDVSRAAQPRLALEMALLKAIQLSPASSIPDLLAKVDRLAQGLTAGDGTAKSQTGAPGGRSGPTNFRV; encoded by the coding sequence ATGAGTTACCTCGTCCTCGCGCGGAAGTGGCGGCCTCAAACCTTCGACGACATGACCGGACAGGAGCACATCGTCCGGACCATCGCGAACGCCATCAAGATGGACCGCGTGGCCCACGCCTACCTGTTCTGCGGTCCTCGCGGGGTGGGCAAGACGACCGCCGCCCGCCTGCTCGCCAAGGCCCTCAACTGTGAGCAGGGTCCCACCGCCAGCCCCTGTGGCACCTGCCGGGCCTGCACCGAGATCACCTCCGGCACCTCCGTGGACGTGGCGGAGATCGACGGTGCGTCCAACAACGGCGTCGAGAACGTCCGGGAGATTCGCGAGAACGCCAAGTACCTGCCGCAGCGCGACCGGCACAAGATCTACATCATCGACGAGGTCCACATGCTCTCGGGGGCGGCGTTCAACGCGCTCCTGAAGACGCTGGAGGAGCCGCCCGGGCACGTGAAGTTCATCTTCGCCACCACCGAGGCGCACAAGCTCCCGGACACCATCCTCTCGCGCTGCCAGCGCCACAACTTCCGCCGCATCCCCGCCGCGCGCATGCTCCAGCGGCTCAAGCAGATCTCCGACGCCGAGGGCGCGGGCATCTCCGACCGCTCCCTGTCGCTCGTCGTCCGTCAGTCCGAGGGCGGCATGCGCGATGCCCTGAGCCTCCTGGACCAGGTGCTCGCCTCGTGCGGCGCCAGCCCCACCGATGAGTCCGTGGCCGAGGCCCTGGGCGCCATCGACCGCACGGTGGTGCAGGAGTTCGCCGAGGCGCTCGTGCGCAAGGACGCCCGCAAGGTGCTGGAGCGCGTGGAGGAGATTTTCAACCGCGGCCTGGACCTGAAGCGGCTCGCGGAGGAGCTGGCGCTCCAGCTGCGCCACCTCTTCGTCACCAAGGCCGTGGGCGAGGCCCCCGCGGAGCTCGCGGAGTCCGAGCAGAAGGCGCTCCTCGCCCTGGCGCAGGAGGCGGACTCGGCCCAGCTCGCGCGCCTGTTCGACGTGGTGCACGGCTGCGTGTGGGACGTCTCCCGCGCCGCCCAGCCCCGGCTCGCGCTGGAGATGGCGCTGCTCAAGGCCATCCAGCTCTCCCCCGCCAGCAGCATCCCGGACCTCCTGGCCAAGGTGGACCGGCTGGCCCAGGGCCTCACCGCCGGCGACGGCACCGCGAAGTCCCAGACCGGAGCGCCAGGAGGTCGCTCCGGTCCCACGAACTTTCGCGTCTGA
- a CDS encoding phytoene desaturase family protein, with product MPDVIIVGAGHNGLVTAALLARRGLKVTVLEDKDTVGGACKTEYPFRSAPKLGVSTGAYLLGLMPPEILRELELELPLKRRNPHYFLPTTDTRYLLFGSNEREMQRQFLEFFSEADWKANQAMNAELAAMRDDLAPAWLLPPLSLEETAERYIRPALREAFIRLCRGSAHEYLDRFGFESDLVKAMYAVTDAFSGLDAGYDTPGAGMNLLVHNMCRLPGAGGTWMIVSGGMGTVTQALERVARKHGAEIRTRAPVASIRTDGGVVKGVVLKSGEELSASVVVSNADPFRTLGLLESSAVPRDFRQRIEAMAAPGTTLKVNLCLKGLPTFTCLPEDRGQFGPTIHLLPQEKDVLGALARAYADTKAGRLSEFPSIEWYFHTPIDPTLRDDQGHHNSALFVQWVPSQPAGSTWEKEEARYVQHLLSICDRFAPGTSDLVVETFALTPPRIESHFGITHGHIHHVDNKRGFTDRLPYETPIAGLYFCGAGCHPAGSVIGAAGHNAAGVVLKALEH from the coding sequence ATGCCGGATGTCATCATCGTCGGGGCGGGCCACAACGGACTCGTCACCGCGGCGCTGCTCGCGCGCCGGGGGCTGAAGGTCACCGTCCTGGAGGACAAGGACACCGTGGGCGGGGCGTGCAAGACGGAGTACCCGTTCCGCTCCGCCCCCAAGCTGGGCGTCTCCACGGGGGCCTACCTGCTGGGACTCATGCCCCCGGAGATTCTGCGCGAGCTGGAGCTGGAGCTGCCCCTGAAGCGGAGGAACCCGCACTACTTCCTGCCCACCACCGACACGCGCTACCTCCTGTTCGGCTCCAACGAGCGCGAGATGCAGCGCCAGTTCCTCGAGTTCTTCTCCGAGGCGGACTGGAAGGCCAACCAGGCCATGAACGCCGAGCTGGCTGCCATGCGCGATGACCTGGCCCCCGCCTGGCTCCTGCCGCCGCTGTCCCTGGAGGAGACCGCCGAGCGCTACATCCGCCCCGCCCTGCGCGAGGCCTTCATCCGGCTGTGCCGGGGCTCCGCCCACGAGTACCTGGACCGCTTCGGCTTCGAATCGGACCTGGTGAAGGCCATGTACGCGGTGACCGATGCCTTCTCCGGCCTGGATGCCGGGTACGACACGCCGGGCGCGGGCATGAACCTGCTCGTCCACAACATGTGCCGGCTGCCCGGCGCGGGCGGCACGTGGATGATCGTCAGCGGCGGCATGGGCACCGTCACCCAGGCCCTGGAGCGCGTGGCCCGCAAGCACGGCGCGGAGATCCGCACCCGGGCGCCCGTGGCATCCATCCGCACGGACGGGGGCGTGGTGAAGGGCGTGGTGCTCAAGAGTGGAGAGGAGCTCTCCGCCTCCGTGGTGGTCTCCAACGCGGATCCCTTCCGCACGCTCGGCCTCCTGGAGTCCTCCGCCGTCCCCCGGGACTTCCGCCAGCGCATCGAGGCCATGGCCGCCCCGGGCACCACCCTCAAGGTCAACCTGTGCCTCAAGGGCCTGCCCACCTTCACCTGCCTGCCCGAGGACCGGGGCCAGTTCGGCCCCACCATCCACCTGCTGCCGCAGGAGAAGGACGTGCTCGGCGCCCTAGCGCGCGCCTACGCCGACACGAAGGCCGGGCGGCTGTCGGAGTTCCCCTCCATCGAGTGGTACTTCCACACCCCCATCGACCCGACGCTCCGCGATGACCAGGGCCACCACAACTCCGCCCTCTTCGTGCAGTGGGTCCCCTCGCAGCCCGCGGGCTCCACCTGGGAGAAGGAGGAGGCGCGCTACGTCCAGCACCTCCTGTCCATCTGCGACCGCTTCGCCCCCGGCACGAGCGACCTGGTGGTGGAGACCTTCGCCCTCACCCCGCCGCGCATCGAGTCCCACTTCGGCATCACCCACGGCCACATCCACCACGTGGACAACAAGCGCGGCTTCACCGACCGGCTCCCCTACGAGACGCCCATTGCCGGGCTCTACTTCTGCGGCGCGGGCTGCCACCCGGCCGGCAGCGTCATCGGCGCCGCGGGCCACAACGCCGCGGGCGTGGTGCTCAAAGCCCTGGAACACTGA
- a CDS encoding mannosyltransferase, with protein MTPSPTPSSEPAAPPPANVTEAPVPAEGWGWRLLLGAVAVAPAVIAVAQLGRIHPDEVYQLLEPAWFRAHGYGVLAWEWRDGLRNWAVPMLASWLLRLADLLGINHPRAYRAVLALPQVALHAWMLWATYRFALRRGGQGAARLTTLLVGLYGPVLVFAGRTLGESLSAAFLVVGLEALDRKERLRQAGLLGGLALGLAVVTRYGSAVFVAAALVGLVLAARWRTLAFTCAGGALVAAALGALDAVTWGTPFHSFLAYVRFNVLSGGAAQQFGAHPPGFYVPVLLGAIPLWVWGAGGLALLTRRRGLSLPLLCAGVYVGAITVTAHKEERFLYPALVLLLLAAGPPLAAWLLEEARPAWLRKGGVALVLAASLLPAAFYPPNDLRGDQFRAIVAATRDKEVRGLVIVNEGLWGAGGFFYIGKNIPWLTCDWPRDRNFQTAMRHRDINRAVTFQGRALKELQAAGFRVVGQVGRETILARD; from the coding sequence ATGACCCCCTCCCCGACCCCATCGAGCGAACCTGCCGCGCCACCGCCCGCCAACGTGACGGAGGCCCCGGTGCCCGCCGAGGGCTGGGGGTGGCGGCTGCTGCTGGGGGCGGTGGCGGTGGCCCCGGCGGTCATCGCCGTGGCGCAGCTGGGCCGCATCCACCCGGACGAGGTGTACCAGCTGCTCGAACCGGCGTGGTTCCGCGCGCATGGGTACGGGGTGCTGGCCTGGGAGTGGCGGGATGGCCTGCGCAACTGGGCGGTGCCGATGCTGGCCTCCTGGCTGCTGCGCCTGGCGGACCTGCTGGGCATCAACCACCCCCGGGCGTACCGGGCCGTGCTGGCGCTTCCCCAGGTGGCGCTGCATGCGTGGATGCTGTGGGCCACGTACCGCTTCGCCCTGCGCCGGGGGGGGCAGGGGGCCGCGCGGCTCACCACGTTGCTGGTGGGCCTGTACGGGCCGGTGCTCGTCTTCGCGGGCCGGACCCTGGGCGAGTCCCTGTCGGCCGCCTTTCTGGTGGTGGGCCTGGAGGCGCTCGACCGGAAGGAGCGCCTGCGCCAGGCGGGGTTGCTGGGCGGACTGGCGCTGGGGCTGGCGGTGGTGACGCGCTATGGCTCGGCCGTCTTCGTCGCCGCGGCGCTCGTGGGGCTGGTGCTGGCCGCCCGGTGGCGGACGCTGGCCTTCACCTGCGCCGGGGGCGCCCTCGTGGCTGCGGCATTGGGCGCCCTCGATGCGGTGACCTGGGGCACCCCCTTTCACTCGTTCCTCGCCTACGTGCGCTTCAATGTCCTGTCCGGAGGGGCGGCCCAGCAATTCGGCGCGCACCCTCCCGGCTTCTATGTGCCGGTGCTCCTCGGGGCGATTCCCCTGTGGGTGTGGGGCGCGGGGGGGCTGGCGCTCCTGACGCGCCGCCGGGGGCTCTCTCTGCCACTGCTCTGCGCGGGGGTGTACGTGGGGGCCATCACCGTGACCGCGCACAAGGAGGAGCGCTTCCTGTACCCGGCGCTCGTGCTGCTCCTGCTGGCCGCGGGCCCGCCGCTGGCCGCATGGCTGCTGGAGGAGGCGCGGCCGGCCTGGCTCCGGAAGGGGGGCGTGGCCCTGGTGCTCGCGGCGAGCCTGCTCCCCGCGGCCTTCTACCCGCCGAATGACCTCCGGGGAGACCAGTTCCGCGCCATCGTCGCCGCCACCCGGGACAAGGAGGTCCGGGGGCTGGTCATCGTCAACGAGGGGCTGTGGGGCGCGGGGGGCTTCTTCTACATCGGCAAGAACATCCCCTGGCTCACCTGCGACTGGCCCCGGGACCGGAACTTCCAGACCGCCATGCGCCACCGGGACATCAACCGGGCGGTGACCTTTCAGGGCCGGGCCCTGAAGGAGCTGCAGGCGGCCGGCTTCCGGGTGGTGGGGCAGGTGGGGCGGGAGACGATCCTCGCCCGCGACTGA
- the tadA gene encoding tRNA adenosine(34) deaminase TadA: MSDEAFMQQALALAREAEALGEVPVGAVAVHQGQVIGTGFNRREIDRHPFAHAELLALDAAARTLGVWRLTGVTLYVTLEPCAMCAGAMVQGRVTRLVFGTLDPKAGAAGSLYNLAEEPRHNHRLQVTSGILADESRQLLKGFFGRLREKKRDK, translated from the coding sequence ATGAGTGACGAGGCTTTCATGCAGCAGGCGCTTGCGCTGGCGCGGGAAGCCGAAGCCTTGGGAGAGGTCCCCGTGGGCGCGGTCGCGGTACACCAGGGCCAGGTCATCGGCACGGGCTTCAACCGCCGGGAAATCGACCGCCACCCCTTCGCACACGCAGAGCTGCTGGCACTGGATGCCGCGGCCCGGACGCTGGGAGTCTGGCGGCTCACCGGTGTCACCCTGTACGTCACCTTGGAGCCCTGTGCGATGTGCGCGGGCGCGATGGTTCAGGGACGGGTCACCCGGTTGGTGTTCGGGACGCTGGATCCGAAGGCGGGCGCGGCCGGCTCGCTCTACAACCTGGCCGAGGAGCCCCGGCACAACCACCGGCTTCAGGTAACAAGTGGCATTCTGGCGGACGAAAGCCGTCAGCTTCTCAAGGGCTTCTTCGGGCGGTTGCGAGAGAAGAAGCGCGACAAGTGA